A window of the SAR324 cluster bacterium genome harbors these coding sequences:
- a CDS encoding 2'-deoxycytidine 5'-triphosphate deaminase, whose protein sequence is MAGVLSSRQIQTLIQQGMIGSQTPFTSGQIQPNTLDLRLGAVCYRVRSSFLTRTARVEDKINELLMYELDLRQGAILEKGCVYIIPLQEMMNLPEHIHGRTNPKSSTGRLDIFTRVISDYDYRFNYVAPGYHGKLYVEVSPMSFTIEVHSGDSLNQLRLVNEHSLRLDENEIREYYKKFPLLYDDHGNAVPENNVDIGDDGLFLSIDLSQSLHSGIVGYRSKKNSEVIDIRKVNHYPVHAFWEPISLKNGHIILEPEEFYIFASRERIAIPEDICGEMIAYDPDSGELRVHYAGFFDSGFGFSSQGKIGAKAVLEIRPHDVPFLIEHGQVLCRILFETNDESPVQLYGSGIQSHYQHQGLRLSKHFMQD, encoded by the coding sequence ATGGCAGGCGTACTCAGTTCTCGTCAAATTCAGACCTTGATCCAGCAGGGAATGATTGGATCACAAACTCCCTTCACCTCAGGACAGATCCAACCCAATACCCTTGATTTGAGATTGGGTGCTGTGTGCTATCGGGTACGCAGCAGTTTTCTGACCAGAACCGCCAGGGTTGAGGATAAAATCAATGAATTGCTGATGTATGAACTGGATCTGCGCCAGGGGGCCATTCTCGAAAAAGGCTGTGTTTATATCATTCCGCTTCAGGAAATGATGAATCTGCCGGAACACATTCACGGCAGAACAAATCCGAAAAGCTCAACCGGTCGTCTGGACATCTTCACCAGAGTTATTTCGGACTATGATTACCGTTTCAATTATGTCGCGCCCGGATATCATGGAAAATTATATGTCGAAGTTTCGCCGATGTCCTTCACCATTGAAGTGCATTCCGGCGACAGTCTGAATCAATTGAGACTGGTCAATGAACACTCCTTACGGCTTGATGAAAACGAAATCAGGGAATATTACAAAAAATTTCCCTTGTTGTATGACGATCATGGAAACGCTGTGCCCGAAAATAATGTGGATATTGGTGATGATGGTTTGTTTCTCAGCATTGACCTGTCTCAATCGTTGCATTCAGGCATCGTGGGGTACCGCTCTAAAAAGAACAGCGAAGTGATTGATATCCGCAAAGTGAATCATTACCCGGTTCATGCCTTCTGGGAACCAATTTCGCTCAAAAATGGACATATCATTCTGGAGCCTGAAGAATTTTACATTTTTGCGTCGCGGGAGAGAATCGCAATTCCTGAAGACATCTGTGGTGAAATGATTGCCTATGATCCGGACAGCGGAGAATTACGGGTGCATTACGCAGGTTTTTTTGATTCAGGATTTGGTTTTTCCTCCCAGGGCAAGATTGGCGCAAAGGCTGTTCTTGAAATCAGACCACATGATGTGCCTTTTTTGATTGAGCATGGACAGGTGCTTTGCCGGATTCTGTTTGAAACCAACGATGAATCCCCTGTGCAGTTGTATGGCTCAGGTATCCAGTCGCATTATCAACATCAGGGACTCAGGCTTTCCAAACATTTCATGCAGGATTGA